A genomic window from Martelella lutilitoris includes:
- the pdxY gene encoding pyridoxal kinase produces the protein MTAKTGAVIAISSHVMRGAVGNRAIVFALETLGLATWSVPAIVLPYHPGHGASTRLTFDDAGFARALAELGSSRWRGEISAIISGYIAGPRQAEAIAALVERLKADNPGVTYLCDPVSGDERGLYVPEETAAAIRDRLLPLADIATPNRFELSWLTGRSIDDNSAAVDAALALGPREVVVTSAHAFIRDGVAALYVDDRQAVLAEHGRLENPPNGLGDLFSALYLAARLAALSPAQALEKSTASVYEVLARAVREGADELQLERNTSGFTAPFAKVGLRQLMHPARHRRRK, from the coding sequence ATGACAGCAAAAACCGGCGCCGTCATCGCCATATCCAGCCATGTCATGCGCGGCGCCGTCGGCAACCGGGCGATCGTCTTCGCTCTCGAAACGCTTGGGCTTGCAACCTGGTCCGTCCCCGCCATCGTCCTGCCCTATCATCCCGGCCACGGGGCGTCCACCCGGCTGACATTCGATGATGCCGGCTTTGCCCGGGCGCTCGCGGAGCTCGGCTCAAGCCGCTGGCGCGGCGAGATTTCCGCCATCATCAGCGGCTATATCGCCGGCCCGCGACAGGCCGAGGCGATCGCCGCGCTGGTTGAACGGCTCAAGGCGGACAATCCCGGGGTCACCTATCTCTGCGATCCTGTGAGCGGCGACGAGAGGGGGCTCTACGTGCCGGAGGAAACCGCCGCCGCCATCCGCGACCGTCTTCTGCCGCTCGCCGATATCGCCACGCCGAACCGGTTCGAACTCTCCTGGCTGACTGGCCGGTCGATCGACGACAACAGCGCGGCGGTGGATGCCGCGCTTGCGCTTGGCCCCCGCGAGGTGGTCGTGACCTCCGCCCATGCCTTTATCCGGGACGGCGTGGCGGCGCTTTACGTGGACGACCGCCAGGCGGTGCTGGCCGAGCACGGACGGCTGGAAAACCCGCCCAACGGACTGGGCGACCTGTTCTCCGCGCTCTATCTTGCGGCACGGCTTGCCGCACTTTCTCCCGCACAGGCACTGGAGAAATCAACGGCGTCGGTCTACGAGGTCCTGGCGCGCGCCGTTCGCGAGGGCGCCGACGAGCTGCAGCTTGAACGCAACACGTCCGGTTTTACGGCCCCTTTTGCAAAAGTTGGCCTTCGTCAATTGATGCATCCGGCCAGGCACCGTAGAAGAAAATGA
- a CDS encoding NAD-glutamate dehydrogenase, producing MENKSDQMRKGMMAAAEKAALAADQPFINPFSMFKRASPEDLARYDAAMLAQAAVHAAREVGAFDGAEARVTVGPVSGIAPSGIATDVITVTVRNMPFIYDSVMAEIGEFTNDILLAVHPILIAGSGRSVTAFSPEIQHAPEDRISHVQVHVAALSPETRARLKERLDYVMAHVRLAVNDWPAMLEKLKTAMDEMDARAPEGLKAGAEEAKHFLEWLRDGNFTFLGMRELAYIDEGGSGRVEHVAGSSIGILSDPEMRVLRRGTNPVVSTPEILAFLEGPELLLVTKANTTSIVHRRTYMDYIGVKRFGEDGRVVGELRIVGLFTFTAYTQSAARIPLLRAKLAEVSRHFGFEPKSHAGRMLQNILESYPRDELFQVPVPQLTEFAEQIMDVAERPRIRVLSRIDGFDRFVSVLVYIPRNLYDARLREKVGEYLAEVYQGHVSAYYPSFPEGRSARVQFIIGRHSEEKTPEVPQVELEAAVRRLAADWSEHFRSLAGPGAPDFDANEAYHEAFSPEEAVADLPLIETAAESGIRIAFYRPVNDDGEEELRLKIFHAGGHLALSRRVPLLENLGFTVISERTFDLTLEQGGAGPVEVILHDMELLVDGSPAFDLEADGDRLEEAFAAAFTGSVDNDSFNRLVLLAGLDARQVNVLRAYAHYLRQAGVNFTADYVAQSLCLYPVIARALFLMFRTAFDPALSDADRAEGLKSARGTITEGLEGVPNLDDDRILRLFVKLVDATLRTNYFQTDESGAPRPNLAFKFASRSLAILPEPRPFREIFLYGPEVEGVHLRFGKVARGGLRWSDRGQDYRTEVLGLVKAQQVKNAVIVPVGAKGGFYPKALPSGGSREEVFNAGREAYKSYIRTLLSITDNIEDGKVIPPADTVRCDGDDPYFVVAADKGTATFSDTANALAQEADFWLDDAFASGGSAGYDHKKMGITARGAWEAVKRHFREMNIDIQTTPFTVVGVGDMSGDVFGNGMLLSEQIRLVAAFDHRDIFIDPDPDTAKSFAERKRLFDLPRSSWQDYDRSLMSQGGMIISRREKAVKLSPEAAAAIGLAQGEYTPFDIMSAILKAKADLLWFGGIGTYVKARGETNAEVGDRANDPIRINAEDLCVQVIGEGANLGVTQKGRIAFGLKGGRCNSDAIDNSAGVNCSDVEVNIKIALASAMRSGRLSRADRDVLLSEMTEAVAGIVLENNYLQTLAISLSNEAGLASMLSLSRMMEVLEKDGHLDRTVETLPDDEALRSRRQSDRGLTRAEIGVLLSYGKIVLFDQLLESDLPDDPYMEPLLYGYFPERMRETFAEDIGGHRLRREIIATRLANDVINRGGPEFVINACDMTAATPAEVVKAAIIARDGFGMENLWHAVHALDGSIDGRTQNAIYTQLRYLFSILTHLLIRNGLAEGEIANAVARLKGAFGTFEAGIADLLPDARAEWLAGQEEGWRKAGVPDDLAASLARHLAMMFVPEALQIARRSGHSLERAADAYFSVTKLFHVSPLLSVAARMKPSDFYDSLALARSMDQISASRRDLAANALLGHGEAENAVVAWREAHAARVQQIAEQLERLARSGDPSIAKTTVAAGLLNDLARDLG from the coding sequence ATGGAAAACAAATCCGATCAGATGCGCAAGGGCATGATGGCCGCCGCCGAAAAGGCAGCGCTTGCGGCCGATCAGCCCTTCATCAATCCTTTTTCCATGTTCAAGCGGGCAAGCCCCGAGGACCTTGCGCGTTATGATGCGGCAATGCTGGCACAGGCGGCCGTGCACGCCGCGCGCGAGGTCGGCGCCTTCGATGGCGCAGAGGCCCGCGTCACCGTCGGTCCGGTCTCCGGCATCGCGCCTTCGGGCATCGCAACCGATGTGATCACCGTGACAGTCCGGAACATGCCCTTCATCTACGATTCGGTGATGGCCGAGATCGGCGAGTTCACCAACGATATCCTGCTTGCCGTCCATCCGATCCTGATTGCCGGATCCGGTCGTTCCGTCACCGCGTTCTCGCCGGAAATCCAGCACGCGCCCGAAGATCGCATCAGCCATGTGCAGGTGCATGTGGCCGCGCTTTCGCCGGAGACGCGCGCACGGCTGAAGGAGAGGCTCGACTATGTGATGGCGCATGTGCGGCTTGCCGTCAACGACTGGCCGGCGATGCTCGAGAAGCTGAAGACGGCCATGGATGAGATGGACGCGCGCGCGCCGGAGGGCCTGAAAGCGGGCGCCGAGGAGGCAAAACACTTCCTGGAATGGCTGCGCGACGGCAACTTCACCTTTCTCGGCATGCGCGAATTGGCCTATATCGACGAGGGCGGCTCCGGACGGGTCGAGCATGTGGCCGGCTCCAGCATCGGCATTCTCTCCGATCCCGAGATGCGGGTCCTGCGGCGCGGGACGAACCCGGTTGTCTCCACGCCGGAGATCCTCGCCTTTCTGGAAGGCCCGGAGCTTCTTCTGGTCACCAAGGCGAATACGACCTCGATCGTCCACAGGCGCACCTATATGGACTATATCGGCGTCAAGCGCTTCGGCGAGGATGGAAGGGTCGTGGGCGAACTGCGCATTGTCGGCCTCTTCACCTTCACCGCCTATACCCAGTCTGCCGCGCGCATTCCGCTGCTGCGCGCCAAGCTTGCCGAGGTCTCGCGTCATTTCGGCTTCGAGCCCAAGAGCCATGCCGGGCGCATGCTGCAGAATATCCTTGAATCCTATCCGCGCGACGAACTGTTCCAGGTGCCGGTGCCGCAGCTGACCGAGTTTGCCGAACAGATCATGGATGTGGCCGAGCGGCCGCGTATTCGCGTGTTGAGCCGGATCGACGGTTTTGACCGTTTCGTCTCCGTGCTCGTCTATATTCCGCGCAATCTTTATGACGCGCGCCTGAGGGAGAAGGTCGGGGAATATCTCGCCGAGGTCTATCAGGGCCATGTCTCCGCCTATTATCCCTCGTTTCCGGAAGGCCGCTCGGCCCGCGTCCAGTTCATCATCGGCCGCCACAGCGAGGAGAAGACGCCCGAGGTGCCGCAGGTCGAATTGGAAGCGGCCGTCCGCAGGCTCGCAGCCGACTGGTCGGAGCATTTCCGTTCGCTCGCCGGCCCCGGAGCGCCCGATTTCGATGCAAACGAGGCCTACCACGAGGCATTTTCCCCGGAGGAGGCCGTTGCCGACCTGCCGTTGATTGAAACCGCGGCCGAAAGCGGCATTCGCATCGCCTTCTACCGCCCCGTCAATGATGACGGCGAGGAGGAGCTGCGGCTCAAGATTTTCCACGCCGGCGGTCATCTGGCCCTGTCGCGGCGCGTGCCGCTTCTGGAAAACCTCGGCTTCACCGTGATTTCCGAACGCACCTTCGACCTGACGCTGGAGCAAGGCGGCGCCGGGCCCGTCGAGGTCATTCTCCATGACATGGAGCTTCTGGTCGACGGCTCGCCGGCCTTTGACCTTGAGGCCGACGGCGACCGCCTCGAGGAGGCCTTTGCCGCCGCCTTTACCGGCAGCGTCGACAATGACAGTTTCAACCGGCTGGTCCTGCTTGCCGGTCTCGATGCCCGCCAGGTCAACGTTCTGCGCGCCTATGCGCATTATCTGCGCCAGGCGGGCGTCAATTTCACTGCCGACTATGTGGCCCAGTCGCTCTGCCTCTATCCGGTGATCGCGCGCGCGTTGTTCCTGATGTTCCGCACCGCTTTCGATCCCGCGCTTTCCGACGCGGACCGCGCCGAGGGGCTGAAGAGCGCGCGCGGCACCATCACCGAGGGGCTGGAAGGCGTGCCGAACCTCGACGACGACCGGATCCTCCGGCTCTTCGTCAAGCTCGTCGACGCGACACTGCGCACCAATTATTTCCAGACCGACGAGAGCGGCGCGCCGCGGCCGAACCTCGCCTTCAAGTTCGCCTCGCGCTCGCTGGCCATCTTGCCCGAGCCGCGGCCCTTCCGCGAGATATTCCTTTACGGCCCGGAGGTCGAAGGCGTTCACCTGCGGTTCGGCAAGGTGGCGCGCGGGGGGCTGCGCTGGTCGGATCGCGGACAGGACTACCGCACGGAAGTGCTCGGCCTCGTCAAGGCGCAGCAGGTCAAGAACGCCGTCATCGTGCCCGTCGGCGCCAAGGGCGGCTTCTATCCGAAGGCCCTGCCTTCCGGCGGCAGCCGCGAGGAGGTCTTCAACGCCGGGCGCGAGGCCTACAAGAGCTATATCCGCACGCTTCTGTCGATCACCGACAATATCGAGGACGGCAAGGTCATCCCGCCCGCCGATACGGTGCGCTGCGACGGCGACGATCCCTATTTTGTCGTTGCCGCCGACAAGGGCACGGCGACCTTTTCCGATACCGCGAACGCCCTGGCGCAGGAGGCCGATTTCTGGCTGGACGATGCCTTTGCTTCCGGCGGTTCGGCGGGCTATGACCACAAGAAGATGGGCATTACCGCGCGCGGCGCCTGGGAGGCGGTGAAGCGGCATTTCCGCGAGATGAACATCGATATCCAGACGACGCCGTTCACCGTCGTCGGCGTCGGCGACATGTCGGGTGACGTCTTCGGCAACGGCATGCTCCTGTCGGAACAGATCCGGCTGGTGGCGGCCTTCGACCACCGCGACATCTTTATCGATCCCGACCCCGATACGGCAAAGAGCTTTGCCGAGCGCAAGCGGCTGTTCGACCTGCCGCGCTCCAGCTGGCAGGACTACGACCGGAGCCTGATGTCGCAAGGCGGGATGATCATCTCTCGGCGTGAAAAGGCGGTGAAGCTGAGCCCTGAGGCCGCCGCGGCGATCGGTCTTGCCCAAGGGGAATATACGCCCTTCGACATCATGTCCGCGATCCTGAAGGCCAAGGCCGACCTGCTCTGGTTCGGCGGCATCGGCACCTATGTCAAGGCGCGCGGCGAGACCAATGCCGAGGTCGGCGACCGCGCCAATGACCCGATCCGCATCAATGCCGAAGACCTGTGCGTTCAGGTGATCGGCGAGGGCGCCAATCTGGGCGTCACCCAGAAGGGTCGCATCGCCTTCGGGCTGAAAGGCGGTCGCTGCAATTCCGACGCGATCGACAATTCCGCCGGCGTCAACTGCTCGGACGTCGAGGTCAATATCAAGATCGCGCTGGCCTCCGCCATGCGTTCCGGCCGGCTTTCGCGTGCTGATCGCGATGTCCTGCTCTCCGAGATGACCGAGGCGGTCGCCGGCATCGTTCTGGAAAACAACTACTTGCAGACGCTCGCCATCTCGCTCAGCAATGAGGCGGGTCTTGCCAGCATGCTGTCCCTGTCGCGGATGATGGAGGTTCTGGAAAAGGACGGACATCTCGACCGCACGGTTGAAACGCTCCCGGATGACGAGGCGCTGCGTTCGCGCCGCCAGTCCGACCGCGGATTGACACGCGCGGAAATCGGCGTGCTGCTCTCCTACGGCAAGATCGTTCTGTTCGACCAGTTGCTGGAAAGCGACCTGCCGGACGATCCCTATATGGAGCCGCTGCTCTACGGCTATTTTCCCGAGCGCATGCGCGAGACCTTTGCCGAGGATATCGGCGGCCATCGCCTCAGGCGCGAGATCATCGCCACGCGGCTCGCCAATGATGTGATCAATCGCGGCGGGCCGGAATTCGTCATCAATGCCTGCGACATGACGGCGGCGACGCCGGCAGAGGTGGTCAAGGCGGCGATCATCGCCCGCGACGGCTTCGGCATGGAGAACCTCTGGCACGCCGTGCACGCGCTTGACGGGTCGATCGACGGCCGGACGCAGAATGCAATCTACACGCAGCTTCGCTACCTCTTCAGCATTCTGACCCACCTGCTGATCCGCAACGGGCTTGCCGAGGGCGAAATCGCAAACGCAGTCGCGCGGCTCAAAGGCGCCTTCGGCACGTTCGAGGCGGGGATTGCCGATCTCCTGCCCGATGCGAGAGCCGAGTGGCTTGCCGGGCAGGAGGAGGGGTGGCGCAAGGCCGGGGTGCCGGACGATCTCGCCGCAAGCCTCGCCCGTCACCTCGCCATGATGTTCGTGCCGGAGGCCCTGCAGATTGCAAGACGCAGCGGCCACAGCCTGGAACGGGCGGCGGACGCCTATTTCAGC